The Streptomyces sp. ICC1 DNA window ACGGGCTCGCCGGGGGCGGTGCGGCCCGAGAGGCGGCGGGCGGCGGCCGCGGCCCTGGCGGCGAGTTCCGCGTAGCCGATCCGGAGGTGGCCGCGGACCAGCGCGGTGCGGTGGGGGTGGGCGCGGGCCACTGCGGTGAAGGCCGCGCCGAGGGTGGTTGCGGTGGTGTTCACGGGGCCGCGGTCACCTCCTGCGGGTCGCGTTCGAGCGCCTCGACGACGCTGGCGGTGTCGAAGAGGTCGAGGTAGCGGGAGATGAGTCCGTCGCGGACGGTGAATACGTTCATCCACGGGGCCTCGTAGCGTGCGCCGTTGGCCAGGACGTGGGTGCGGCTCACGCCCAGCACCACGACCCGGTCCCCGGCGTCGAGGTAGTCGTAGGCGTCGCACTCCTGGACCCGGATCAGCTCGCGGACGATGGCGAAGAACGCGCGGAATCCCTCGACGCCGCGGTAGACGCCCGCCCACGGCAGCGAGGCGGGGCCGTGGTAGACCCATTCGAAGTCGGGGGCGAGCAGCGGCTCGATGTCGGCGAGGCGGCCCTCGTCGAACAACCGGAAGAAGGTGCGGATCACTTCGACGTTCTCTGTGCTCATACGGTGCTCCTCGACGAGTTCGCGGGGGTGCGGGACGGGCGCCGCTCCGGCCGCCGGGACAGGCGCCGGGACAGGCGCCGGGACAGGCGCCGGGACGGGCCCTGGGACAGGCGCTGGCCCAGCCGGAACAGGGCGGCGTGGGCGAGGAGCCGGGCCGGGCCGGTGCGGGAGAGCCGGCGGGCGCCGCGCATGACCTGGGAGATCTCCCGCTCGGTGGCGGTCAGGGGCAGCAGGAACACGTCGTAGACGACGAAGGCGCGGGCCCGGTTGATCCACCAGAGGATGAGGGCGTACGTCATCCACTCGCCCCCGGGATCGACGAGGCGGCCGAGCACTCCGGGTACGCGTGGTTCGAGCCGGCCGAGCATGCCTTCGGCGAAGCGGCGGCCGACCACTCCGCGCGGCCCTTCGTCCATGGCGGCGAGTCCGGCGCGCACGAGGTCCGACAGGGCCCCGGCGCGTTCGGGCACGCCGAGGGCGTCGACCTGGCGGATGGACTGGAGGGCGAAGTGGGCGCCCAGTCCGTGGGCGTGGTGGGTGCGCAGTTCCTCGACCAGCCGCGGGTTGGCCCGGCGCGCGGCGTCGTGGACCTCGTCCGAGACGAGGGCGGCGCCGGTGGGGAAGCAGCCGTGGCTCAGTGCCTTGGACAGGCTCATGAGGTCGATGTCGGGGAGCCTGCCGTGGTGGGCGAAGCGGGTGCCGCAGCGGTAGTAGGACGTCAGGACCTCGTCGACGCCGACGAGGTAGCCGTGCTCGGTCCGGCCCTCGGTGACGGCGTCGAGGAGGGGTCCGGGGATCGGGGCGTAGGCGTCGGAACTGCCGTGGACCAGTTCGATCCAGACGAGTCCGATGTCGCCCGCGGCCGCCTCCTCGCGGAACTCCTCGACGGCGTGCGGAGTGAAGGGGTCGATGTAGCGGATGTCTTCGTAGAGCGGTCCGAAGGGCGCGCGGGTGCGGTCGGCGGCGGTGGCGAGCAGGGAGACGAGGGTCTTGCCGCCGTAGTTGTGCTTGAAGACGACGATGCGCCGCTGCCGGGGGCGGGCGAGGCGGGCCAGGGTGATGGCGCTCTCCACCGCGGACGCGCCGCTGACGGCGGGGAAGGCGTGGGGCAGGCCGGTTTCGCGGGCCAGGACCCCTTCGAGCTCGCGGACGTGGTCCCGGGCCGGGTCGTGGCCCCGTACGACGTCGGTCAGCGCGTCGGCGGGGTTGTGGCCGGCCACGCCGAGCCCGGCTCCGCAGAGCCCGTCGACCAGGTCCAGTTCGCGGCCGGAGTCGAGGCGGACGGTGAGCCGGGAGCCCTTGGCCCGGACGACGTTCAACGCGCCGTGCAGCTTGCGCTGCATGCGCGCCGCCATCGGGTTCACGTGCCGGGCGTACAGGTCGAGGGTGGCCTGCCGGTCGGCGGCGGCGGCCGCGAGGACGCGGTGCACCGGGGCGGTGGCCTCCCAGCGGGGCAGCAGCCGGGCGACGACGGCGCGCATGGCGACGGTGTTTCCGCCGTAGGTGTTGGAATGCAGGAAGCCGGTCCGCGGGGTGCTCCACGGCGCGAAGGTGTCGTGGGTGCCGGTGAAGGCGCCGAACGGGACCTCGTGCCCGGTGAGGGATTCGCCGAGGACGACGAGGTCGGGGCGCAGCGCGGTGACGGCGGGGTCGGTCGCGGTGTCCGGGGAGATGTCGCTGAGGTCGACGACGACGCGGGCTCCGGTGGCGCGCGCGGCGCGGGCCAGTTCGGCGACGGCGGCCAGGTCGCTGTCGTCGAGGAGTTCGGGGGCGCGTATGACGAGCCCGCACACCGGGGTGCTCCGCAGGGCGGTGCGCAGGCCCGCGACGGTGGTGTGGGTGGGGAGGCCGGGGGCGAGGGCGCGGTCGGGGCCTTCGCCGAGCGGGTCGGTGCGGCGGGCGAGGGTGCCGTCGGGGTCGAGGACCAGGACGCGCCCGCGGTGGGCGGCCGCGGTCGCCGCGGCGCGGTGGCGCAGCAGTTTGACGGCGCCGTGCAGGGCCTCGTAGCGGGAGTTGGCGAAGAAGCTGCGGTAGCGGGTGCCGGCCGGACGGCCGCCCAGTTCCCGGACGAACTCGCTGAGGAGGTGGCCGGCCTGCGCGGCTTCGGTGGTCACGAACCAGGACGGCATGGCGAACACGGGCTGTTCCCGCGCGATGAGGTCGGCCAGGATGCCGAGGGTCTGCGGACCGGCCGGGCGCAGGTGCGGCACGGGACCGGGCTCGGCGTGGGGGTTCGGGTTCATGACGCCATCTCGCTCGTGGGAGGAGTCCCGGCGGCGGGTGCCCGCGGGACGCGGTGTTCTCGGCGGGACCGGTTGCGGGGTCGGCCTCGGCGCGCGGTCGGCGGTGGCGCGCCCGGGAGGGCGGGGGGGTGGGTTGGGGCCGGGGCCGGTTGGGGCGGTAGGCGAGCTCGTTGGGGAGGTAGCCGCCGCCGCCGCCCGCAACGGCGCGGGGGCCGGGGGTGGGCCCGTCCGTGCGGTCCACGGGGCTGTCCTGACCTGCGGGGATCTCGCTGACTTCGGTGTTCAGCAGCACCGGGTACGGGCTCTGGACGGCGGTCATGGCGTCGGTGGGGAGGGTGGTCCGCAGGAATTCCGCTCCCGGGCCGAGACCCGGCGCCGTGACGGGGTGCGCGTACGTGCCCCCCGAGAGTGGCAGGCCGAGCGTGTGTTCTTCCAGCACGACGGGTGCATGCGGCCCTGCCCGCAGGTGGAGGCGCCGGCGGGGGCCGCCGCGACACGCGCGGCGGGCTGGCTGGCCGGCCGCATCCTCTTCTGAGAGACGCCGGTCCGCTACCCGTTCACTACGGCGATCGTCGAGTCCTACGCGGACCCGAAGTCGCGGGGGCGGCAGGGGC harbors:
- a CDS encoding nuclear transport factor 2 family protein, yielding MSTENVEVIRTFFRLFDEGRLADIEPLLAPDFEWVYHGPASLPWAGVYRGVEGFRAFFAIVRELIRVQECDAYDYLDAGDRVVVLGVSRTHVLANGARYEAPWMNVFTVRDGLISRYLDLFDTASVVEALERDPQEVTAAP
- a CDS encoding aminotransferase class III-fold pyridoxal phosphate-dependent enzyme; this translates as MNPNPHAEPGPVPHLRPAGPQTLGILADLIAREQPVFAMPSWFVTTEAAQAGHLLSEFVRELGGRPAGTRYRSFFANSRYEALHGAVKLLRHRAAATAAAHRGRVLVLDPDGTLARRTDPLGEGPDRALAPGLPTHTTVAGLRTALRSTPVCGLVIRAPELLDDSDLAAVAELARAARATGARVVVDLSDISPDTATDPAVTALRPDLVVLGESLTGHEVPFGAFTGTHDTFAPWSTPRTGFLHSNTYGGNTVAMRAVVARLLPRWEATAPVHRVLAAAAADRQATLDLYARHVNPMAARMQRKLHGALNVVRAKGSRLTVRLDSGRELDLVDGLCGAGLGVAGHNPADALTDVVRGHDPARDHVRELEGVLARETGLPHAFPAVSGASAVESAITLARLARPRQRRIVVFKHNYGGKTLVSLLATAADRTRAPFGPLYEDIRYIDPFTPHAVEEFREEAAAGDIGLVWIELVHGSSDAYAPIPGPLLDAVTEGRTEHGYLVGVDEVLTSYYRCGTRFAHHGRLPDIDLMSLSKALSHGCFPTGAALVSDEVHDAARRANPRLVEELRTHHAHGLGAHFALQSIRQVDALGVPERAGALSDLVRAGLAAMDEGPRGVVGRRFAEGMLGRLEPRVPGVLGRLVDPGGEWMTYALILWWINRARAFVVYDVFLLPLTATEREISQVMRGARRLSRTGPARLLAHAALFRLGQRLSQGPSRRLSRRLSRRLSRRPERRPSRTPANSSRSTV